The Leopardus geoffroyi isolate Oge1 chromosome C1, O.geoffroyi_Oge1_pat1.0, whole genome shotgun sequence sequence TTCGCAAGCCGGGAACCTGTGCTCCCATCAACTGCATCCTGACAGTTTGATCCTTCGAGGCTCAAAAGTGCGTCGCCGGAGTGCCATCGGCAATGCGCCGTCTCTGGCTGCCGTGTGGACACTGCCAGCTACGCCAGCCTCCGGCACGGTCCTCCTAAAGGCAGGCCAACAGCAGAGGGCCTCTGAAGCAGGATGGGGGAGCCACATGGCAATGGGCCTCAGACAGGTCCAACCATGCCTGAACCGTGAGCTCTGCTCCCATCCCCAGGCACCTTGAGAACAGGCAGGAAGCAGGAGCCACTTCCTCGGCCCACCGGTCCAGCAGTCTCGGCCAAGTCATGCTCTGCGGGAGGTCACTGCCCCCTTAGACTTGGGTCCAGTGTCAGGGAACcagctctctgctttcagtgccccctcccccacatcccacGGGTCCTCCCAGGGCCCAGCGCCCCCAGTGAGCACAGGGGCTGCCGGGAACCACCAAAGGGACCCTGCTCTCCGGCGTCCACGCCTCCCTGCCGCAGACATCAACTGCCTGCGCAGGGGAGGCTCAGGCCGGCTGCCACACAGCCACAGCCCAGATGCTGGGTGCCGTCCCCACAGCGGGCTGCCTGAAGTCATGCCCTTGGCACCGGGAGGGCCGCTCCAGCCTCAGCCCAGACCTGTCGGCTGCCTGGGAAGTTTCTCGGGGGAGAAATAAATGTCGGGTATGCCCTTCTCTGGGACCACAGGGCACACCTCCGGGACTGTTTCACCAGCGTCCATACAGGACCAGTTTTTGGGGGGGCTTCTCCCCCTGGATCCAGAGACTTCACAGCACGGCTTACACTCAGGGGTTCAGCCGGGCCAGCTGGGGAAGCACACGTCCAAAGGGTGGCCTAAGGGGGTCCAACTGCCCTCCACCGGGGACCCCACACAAGAATGAGGGGCCAGCGATTCCTCCGAGAGGGAGCAACACGTGTAGCCCCACAGGACAAgttcatctttgtttcttaatttttatttattttaagcaatctctacacccaacgtgggactcaaactcacaaccccaagattaagagtcgcacGTTCTtccgcctgagccagccaggtgcccaagtGCATCTTTTATCTCGGGTCACTTCAGGCAGCACACCGCCTTGGACCCTTGGTGAAGGCTCTGTACTGCACGGATCTACCTCTACCACTGACAAAGGGTTTTTGAGAGTTGAGGTTTCACATACAGCAAAGAAATAACCCGCGTCGAGTAAAATGTTTGCTAAGCCATCTACCTCCTCAAAAACCTCAGGAAACACCAAGTGTTTGATCAGACGCCCACCTCCACAGACGCACCCTTGAGCCAGGTGTGGACAGAGGGCGAGGCCTGGCATCCAGCACAGCAGAGCCTCGCCACTGCCCAGCGCCGCCCACGCAGGGACCCAGGCCCAGCAGCATTGCCACCAGGGCCCGCGGTTATTCCTGGGGCACCACCGAGCTGCAGATGCGGCAGctccagcccccccacccctcacaggCCCAACCGCCGGCCTGCCCATGGGCCAGCGGCTAGCCTGGCACCGGGCTGAGACGGACTTGCATTGCCGCCAACAGAGACTCAAACGGCACAAAATTTAGGAACAAAGATATAATGAAAGGTTCTTTTTCACACGAGTGGGTTAAATACACACAAGTGGTAAATTATAGGgcaattttaaataaactgatcAAAACCCAAAGTCGAATGTACAAGCGCGTGGCTGCACCTGAAGCCCCCTCTGGCCTCTGGAGTGAAATCACAGCACCTCAGCCCATGACTCACAGACACGGTGCTTCCAAATAACGTGCAAGGGAAACGATCAAGCAGGCGCTTAACGGAAGACATCAGCGacccagggagcctgcttaaCCCCACCAGCCCCGCCCGCAACTCAGGCCAGTCCTCCCGGGGCAGCCTTCACCTCCTCTTGATGCCCAGTTGCGTGTGGTCTTCTAGGGGAAGAGCCCACACCGGACAGGGAGCAGCTGTGAAAAGGAACACAGGAGCCTATCTTCAGGGTACACCCAAGATCTGGGCCAAGTGTGAGGGGAGCCTGTCAGGTGCAGAACTCCATGGGGCTGCTGGGGTCAGAGGAAATGTCCTGTGGGTACCAAAGGTCACCCCTGCAGTAGCCAGGAACCTGGAGGTGGCAGTGGGGAGCCCAGCCTGGCATaggtgaggaggaaaggggggggtggggggtggggggtaaagtGAAAGCAGCCTTCGGGACCGCAGAGGATAGGGTGGCTCTTTGAACAAAGGACGCCACCTTGTGGTCAGACATCAAGCGGATGTGGAATTTCAACTTCAGCAAAACAAGAACCCACTTTGCTAGGAAGGATTGCTTCTTTCCAAGAGAATGCAAACACGTTTCAAACGCTGAGGCCAAACCCCCACGTCTCCTGGACCCCCGTCCGTGGCCGTCCTTGGCCAGCCCCTGGGGCCCCCTGGCCAGGCCCCTGGGCCCTCTGGCCAGGCACAGCTGTGGGAACTGCTCCTGCCTGGTGAGCCAGGGCTCCACTGGACCAAGAAGTGCACGCAGAGTATTTGCTAATcgagttttgtatttttaagtgacCAAATctagtaaaatgaaaaacaggttTACTAAAACAGGTCCGAAAGACGATACAGGAGATTAAGCTATAAAACCAAAGCATGAGGTCCCTCCTCGACACCCAAGCTCCATGGTTCCCAACAGACCCCAGGGCGAGGACAGGGAGCTGAGAATCTTGCACCTCCTCTAAATCCAAATTACacgctttggtttttgttttccttttaaaggtttttaaaaagctaacccCAGAAGTCAGGCAGGTCCACCCTGCGCCTGGCGGCACGTCCAGCCAGCCCATGGCGAGCTCGGGCACGGTGCCCTCGGTTCGACCACCTCTGCCGGCTGTGGCGCGGGGCTCACTCCTGCGCTATGCTTCTCAGCACGTACTTGACCGTGTAGGCGAAGGCTGCAAACCCAACTATAACAAACAAGTTCGCCAGGGCGCCGCCCAGGAGTCCGTGGTGCCGGTTGGCCTGCTGGAGGCCCGCGAGGTGCGGCCCGGCCCCCGGCGCGTGCCCGTTGAGGAGCTGAAGCCCATTCTGACCGTGGTGTGTTTCCCCGTCTGGAACCACGTCTGGTAAGGGGAGAGCCTGGGGTCGGCTGCTGAGTTCATCTTgagctttctgtttttgttttatttcctaagataaaaacaggaaggaaCAAGGCTTGGTCTAAGTAAGCTGCTTCCTTTAGGACAAGGGAGGGTCCTAAGATCCACCACAAAGATCCTGCCTGGGAGGCCAGTGGTCACCGGCCCGACACTCACCCTCGGAAGCGGGAGGCGCTCTTAACTCTGTTTAACAGATGAGGGGACCCAGGGACTCGTCAAAAACACCAAGCCTGCGCCGCTCAGGGCCTAGACTGAGCAGGTCCAAGCGACACAGAATCACTGTGGCCTCGACCTGGGTGCGGCCTACCCTGCTCCAGAGCGAAGATGAGGGTACATGCCAGCCCCTCTTGGCAGGCCCTTCCCCACAGCCCAGCAGCCCACCCGAGGAGCCCTGCGCCctgaggaggggggcagggctgcACCTGCCAGTCAGCACCTACAGGTGCGTGTGAGAACAGGCGccctgtgtgctgtgtgtgtgcagCAAAGGGACACACAGCAGCACAGTTCTCTCTCCGGAAGAACCAAATCTGGAAGTGCTCCTGGCGAGGGCATCGCAAAACGGACCGCCAGCATCTGTGCCTTACCTCCACGACTTCAGGGAATAATTCACAGAAgactttgtcttttaaattaaacACTAAACTTTGTGCCGCCAGCTGTCTTTtctaggaagaaacagaagggaaataTCAGCCTGAAGATTAATTTCAACTCTTTCACATTCTACACACATTTTATCCTCAAAAGCTGTTGTCTTCGTGTTGCTGAAAGCACTCGATAAACTTGCCGTTCACCACAAACTAATTCAGCCTCATCAAGGCTTGTTCGTCTTTCACTATCGTCAATTAACGACATGAAACTTAGTTCCCACTtagacaataagtaaataaagaccACTCGACAAGGACCAGACCCCGTGCTGTCCCTGGAGGGAAGCCCGGCCTGCTCTTCCCACTGCCGAGGACATGAGCGGGAGCCCCCCAACATGCGAGCCGTGCTCTCCACCCCTCACCGTGAAGTCCGACGTCTCTATACTGCCCAGGGTGGGGCCCTTCTCCACCATGAAGCTAAGGAGCCCAGTCAGGATGGTGGAGACGGACCAGGCCGGGTTCCACGTGTCTGGGTGGAAATCCGTGATGGAAAGACACAGCCTGCAAGACAGGGACCCACTCAACAGAGCACACACACTCGTCATGACCACATTCACACTTGAGAAGCACGGCAGAAATGCCTTACCTTGTATTGCACTTAAATCTTCCATTGGGTGTTATCATATAAATACTGGGAGGTTTAAAAGGAAATTCTCTGGGAAAAACTAGTTTTCCATGGTAATAGCCACCTAtagcaaaacagagaaagagcCTTGTCACGGTCTACAGTGCACCCCCTGTGGGGCAGCCCCAGGCACCAAGCTCCGCTCCAGCCCTCAGGCTGGTGCCACGACCCTCAGTCTCCCACTcggcccccaccctgccagcGCCGCCCCCCCACCCTCATCCCGGGCCCAGCGGCTGACCACCCCTGGAACACGAGCATCTTGCTGGCAGTCTCACTGGGGGCTCATGACCACAAATCAAGAGTGGCCCTTGCCCCACATGCACAACCCTGCTCACCCTTCCCGGGCCCCCTGTCACTGAGAACAGAGCCTCAGAGGAAAAGCCGTACCCAGGTCCTCACTGGGTCCTCTCGCCCACCCCTGAGCAGGTCGGCTGAGGTCACCCCTATTCCAGACCCCTCTCCCGCACTCCTGGTCTCTCCTTCTCCACCGAATGACACCCTGCAGCAACCAACTGCCATCATGTGACTCTCCcatctcagaaaaacaaaaaccaggggcgcctgggtggctcagccggttaagcctctgactccggcccaggtcacgatatcacagttcgtgggcctgagccctgcatcgggctctgtgctgacaaagtggagcctgcatgggattctccgtctccccctgtccctgcctctccccaactcgtgctggGTCTttgtctctcacaaatgaatgtttaaaaaaaaacaacaacaacacacctgaccccaccccactccccctcctTTATGTAAAACCCCTTGAGAGGCACATCCAGGTCCACCCTGCCGAGGCTCCCGCCCCCACCGCGCTCCCCCACATCCGGCACGGAGATCAGCAGAGCCCGCCCCCGTACCTCACAACCACGCCCCCTGCCTCCTTGGGCGCCACCCCACCTTGGCTCCCCACTCCCGTCCCACTGCCCCGAGCACTGGCCGCTGGCTCCTCTGGTGCCCTCCCTGACCACTCACACT is a genomic window containing:
- the UBE2J2 gene encoding ubiquitin-conjugating enzyme E2 J2, with translation MSSSSNKRAPTTATQRLKQDYLRIKKDPVPYICAEPLPSNILEWHYVVRGPEMTPYEGGYYHGKLVFPREFPFKPPSIYMITPNGRFKCNTRLCLSITDFHPDTWNPAWSVSTILTGLLSFMVEKGPTLGSIETSDFTKRQLAAQSLVFNLKDKVFCELFPEVVEEIKQKQKAQDELSSRPQALPLPDVVPDGETHHGQNGLQLLNGHAPGAGPHLAGLQQANRHHGLLGGALANLFVIVGFAAFAYTVKYVLRSIAQE